The Cygnus olor isolate bCygOlo1 chromosome 19, bCygOlo1.pri.v2, whole genome shotgun sequence DNA window TAATAAATCAACTCTGCATGTTTCAAGCAGAGTAAGATGATGGAAGGCCTCATCTTGAGAAAGAGTTTTACATGTCAATGTGCTAGAGAAGACAGTTTCTGCTATCCATTAAACAAGAAGACAAACAAACCTGTTGAGCACATTGAGATACAGTCTAGTGAACATGCCTTTGCCAGGCCCGCCAGCTGAAAAGGAGCCACCGCCTCCCATCATCATATTTAATACTGCAAAGGGAATGAAGTCTTCCTCCTGAATTGCAACAAGAAATTCAGTCACCCAATAGCAGAGACCAAGCATGGCTCAAGGGCTAGGGATGACTAAAGAGAGAAAGAGTCAAAGAGAAACATGGCACGAGAGGAACGTAAAGGTCAGTGCCTTTATCAAACTGACAGTGAAAAAGCTGCCTGTACAcacaccaccagcagcaagaGTGCCAATGTTTATGTAATGAGAGATAGCAGCCTGGGAGTCTGCAAGTAGAGCAACCAAAACAGAGCATTTCAGGCTGGTACTTACTAAAAACGAGCAGCTTTCTAACCCAATCATAATGTGGGTAAGCTCTGGGATTGGAGTAGGGCCAAGACTCACATCTGACATGTCTTTTTCAACCTGTGTGAAAAGCGAACAAATTATTAAGACATTTTCACGTCTGTTTTATTCAACATGATAAATTCATGTTAATTTACCTGTCACCCAGATCACGGCTACCATGGCCAGTTTGGACTGCATATTCACAGACTACTTCTACATGAACTGTACGTacttttagaaaagcaaatccTATAAAAAGTCAATTCGAATCCAAATCTGAACCTctatcagaaaggaaaaggccaTCTCCATCTCCCGTTACCTTGACAATGCCTCCCGTGTACTGCGCCACAGATCTGTCCACATCCTTGGCTTGCGCGCTGCCCCACACCGGCTCCACGCCGAGCAGATATTTCTTGGCATACTCCACCAACTGCTCGTGCTCGAttcccaccccagccagcaccaTCCTGTCGGGCGTGTAGTAGTTGCGCAGGTACGAGTGCAGGACTTGCCGGTCGATTTTGTTAGTGTTTTCCGCTGGGCAGAACCTGTTCAGCCcaactgtattttctctgtaggCTGCCTAAAAGGAAACATAAATTGAAGCAGCAAGTATTGCTTCACCCCCtcaacctaaaccttccctttGTTTTAGAATTTTGCCTGTTTAAGAAAGGAAGGGCTGAGCACGATTTCACTAATGTCAGCATAAATTAACATGTTAACAATGGTAAGGCATGGTTAGCtttaatttatgttaaaatcTTACACATTGAAATCACACTTATAATTGGAGGGAAAGCAAAAGTTCTCCCTCTGTGAAATCTAAGTaacagaaaatcagttttcaaaacagtCTAAAATAAACCCTACAGTGAAGGAAAAGCCGAGGAAGAGAGCTCAGCATGTCTCACACAGGATAATAAACACAACAACACagacttttcagtgttttaccGCGTGGATCAtttctgtgaggagaggctctGGATCAGGTCTCATATTCAAGTCCTCAAGCTCAAATCGTATAGCCATTCGAGTCATCTCGATTTCTTCATCTATAAtaagagagaaagcaagagatcaccaccaccacacaaAGTACTCACTTGGTACAGGAGAGCTCTGAAGCTTCTTGACAAGCACGATCTAATGTACTCTCAAATCTGCTCAGAGTCATGCTTTGGGACTCCGTTTTGAGGCAGATGTTGTGTTCTCAGACCTGATAACCGGGGCTGCAGCGCCACATCGGCCAGCAAGTTGACCACTGTGTCCAGGCCTTTGGCATCAGCAGAAACAGCGTACATGATGGTGTCCCTGCAAGGCAAGCAGAGGGGTTCTGCACTAGGAAGTCACATCTCTGAGCATTCAGTAAACGTGGTTCAGGGCATCCCAGATAAAGAGGCCATGATGCATCAAGTGCTTTGAAAAGCCAACAGCACTGACTTCCATTACCCTGCCAGGTTCACTTTTGGGACTTCTTAGCAGTTGccagaaacatttctgatgCTGAGAACCAAAAAGCAACTTCTACACTCACGCACCAGGAAAAGCAAGGGTTCAGCTATCCCAAACCACCGCGTTACAACCATTAGGGTAACAGAGGATGTAGGAAAAGCATCGTACCTTGAAGCCTGACAGTCACAAATGCCCCCATGTTTTTCTAAGGTGAGGAGAATTTCATCTTTGCTGCCAAACTGAGCTGTGGACTAAAAAAGAAGACACCAGCGTTACGGATTAGCAGACTGACAACTACTTATAATCCTTCGGTATAGCTCAGAACAAACACCTCCTGCTCTAGCACAGATGCCCCCTATGTTCTTTAAGTCACTAAACAGTTGTTAATGTTAGAGATCACAGCATGACAGACTTTCAGCACccatttaaacaaattaaaccTTTGCTGCCACTGTGAGGAAGAGGGCCCTGCCCTCAGCTGTTCATTCTCACCTCGCCCTGTCTCTCACAGAAcgttagggattggaagggaccttgagcGATCATCTATCTACTCCAATCCTCACGCTGCTGTGCAGCTTTCGGTACCTCGCGCAGGGACTCGGAGACCCACGCACGCCAGGCGCGGTACTCACAGAGAAGGCCAGCTTTTCCAAGAAGTGCGAGATGCCGCTGAGGTACTTCGCTTCGTGCCTCGATCCCGAGTTTATGAGCACTGGCGGCGAGAAGGCGAGGGGTTAGCGGGGCTTTTACCTCAGCAGCCGTTCCGGTAACACCACACGGTCACCCCAGGGCCTCAGTACAGACCAGGACgacctccttcctcctcctcctccttcaccacctcctcctcctcctcctcccgtcCCCCACCGCCCCCCACTCACGCCCCACGGTGCAGAACTGCCCGAACTTCCTCTGCGAGGCCACCCGCAGCCCGTTCTCCAGCGCCGTCACCCGCGTCTCGAAGCGCTCCCGGCCCTCGGCGGCGGCGAACACCGCCTTGGGCACGCCGGGCAGCGGGCAGCTCAGCGGCACGCCGGGGGGAGCGCCGCCCGCGCTGTAGCTCCGGCCGCACCTGCGGGGACAGCGGCAGCCGCCGTCAGGGGTCGGCCGAGAACCCCTCAGCGCCCTCCCCTCAGccatttccccccccctccccacggCCGCGCTcaccgccgggccgggccccaCGCGCCGCGCCTCAGCCACGCCATGGCGGCCGCCATCTTGCCGTCCCCGCCGAGCTTCCCTTCCGCCCGGCGCCGCGCCCCCTTCCCCGCGGGGAGCCGGTGGGCGGGCTGCGATTGGAGGAGAGGTTCAGACGGCGGCTGGTAATTGGCTCGGTCTGAGAGGTGGGCGGGGCGTGCGCTGAGGTGAAGCCCCGCCCCGCGGGCGCCGCCTGAGGGGGGCTGAGGCGATGGCGGCGGAGCCCGGCCCGGAGCCCGGCCCCAACCCCTTCTCCTTCCGCGAGTTCGTGCGCAGCCAGGCCCGCGGTgcccgggggaggggggggcccggccccctGCTGCTCCCGGATCCCggcgaggaagaggagcaggaggaggacgaggaggaggaggaggagtggggCGGCAGCTACCAGCCCTCCGCCGTGGAGCGGGCCCACCTCGCCGCCGGCTCCTTCTGCGACGCCCCCCTCGGGgcccccccgcggcccggcTACGAGGAGGTGAGCGCCGCCGGGGCCCCCGACCGCCTGCGGGCTGCGGCTCCCCTCAGGCGAGGTGTGAAGCCGTGCGTCAGGGCGTTGGAGGAACTCCGTGTCAGCCCCCAGCGTTCCTGAAGGGCGCTGTCGGTAAGGGCGGCGTAACGACGGCAGCTCCTCCCAGCACCTCGAGGAAGAGCTCTGGGAAGCTGCCCCGCAGCCTGAGTCAGGCCAGCGCCGGGGCTTTTGGCTGCGTGACCCAGGTGACCTCCTCAAGCTCTTGCCCTCTGAGGTCGTGCTAATTTCATATTAACAGCGGTTGGCTAATTGCGTAATTGTGCTGATTGTTTGTTGCCTCGTTTCTGTGCCCTCCAGAGTTAGGTGAAGTTAAGTGGTATTGACTGAAGTTAAGTGGGATTGAGAGGGAAAAACTAGGCGTGAAAGTAAGCTTGAATGCTATAGAAAGTGCAAGACTTTTCAGCACTAAAGATAAGAAAGCTGAATTACTTCATCTGGTACCGGTCTTGGAATGTTAGTAGTGTACTAACCCTATTTATGAGTATTCTcatttctaataatttttattttttagctaaAAGAAGAGAATGCCAATTTGAGAAGCAAGATCAATAAGCTTCAGATTCTCTCTGAAACTCAAGCAGACAAGTGCGTAAGCCACACTTACATCCCACGGTGATGGGGTAGCCGTTTGTTGGGGAATTACCGTTACCTAGACTGCCTGTGAATGGACGTACTTTCTGTATGGCcgttgtgtgtgtgttcagctGGATAGTTTGTATTGATGCTGGTGGATGATGAATGCAGAAATCCCCTGAGCAACAGGCTAAAATTGTAGTCCTGTGGGAAgacttaattcattttttcacgTTATAAGAGAAGTTTCTTGGTCCTTCCCTAGAATTTTCTTACTAGGCAAATAGCCTAGATGTTCCAACTGCTTACTGAGCATTCCGTTTATTTTAAGGATGAGGAAGCTTGAAAGAAAgcttgaggaaaacaaaattaaagaagagaaagaagcgCAGGACTTAGAAGCAATGGTGCAGCACGTGGAACAAAATCTCCAGCTAATGACTGTAAGTGGTGGCGTTTTACGTAGTAGCAGAACCTTGTTCACAGTTGGAAATCCGTAGTTCcacttctcctccttcctctcccaggAGAGCAAGGGAAGCTGAAGTGGTTGCTTCACCCATGCGAGCACTAAACAGCTCTAATGTGGGGCCGGATTTTTCTCTTATGCCAAGCCTGGGTCCCAGTCTACAACTCCTTTCGTTGCCTGGGATAAGGGAGATCTCTgcagaaataccattttttgTATTCATAAGCACCGttagctgctttttttgctgtgttctgCAAACACCACTTTTatggaaaaagaacagtttttccTGCCTTCTTATTCGGAGTAGATTTTCCTCTAGtccaagaaaaaagaagtagTGGTTGGAAGTAACGGGCTGCACCTGATaatcagaaaggagaaatggggaggagaggagggacgTGACCGGGTGCACCGTCCCCACCTCATAAAGCATTTAGAGCAAGAGATGCTGCAACGCAAACCACATCGCTTCAAGTTCCTTGCTGGAATCGTGAATTCCGACATTCCTCAGGCTGCCTGCTGCGTCCTAAGGCCTGCTGTGGTCTAAGTCATCTTTATTCTCTTTCAGAAACGGGCtcttaaagcagaaaacagtgctgcaaaactgaaacaggaaaatgccTTACTTCAGGTACGAAGCGGTGTTGTTAAGGCCTTGCTGAACGTACTGGGACTTGGGAACAGCTTAACATTGAGGCTATAAAAGGGATACTGAGAATTCCTAACTGCGCCTCACTTTTCGTGGCAAATGCTAGAGAAAACGTGCTGGGTTAGAATGCTTAAGCTCTGTGCTGACTGTTAACGTCATCTCTGTGACACGTGGTGCTTGTTTTGTGGTGCAATCTtggaaatgaaagcttttcttaagTTTCACGTGATGTTCAGACATGATTTGGTATTTGGGACCTGTGAAAGCCTGTAATACTACGAGGCAAATAGGTGTCTACCTGTAGGAAATCGCCTtatggagaagggaaggaaatttgAGAGAGGTTACAGCCCCGTGTGGAGGCTCTCAGAGCTGGGAGGACTTTTTCTCTAGGCAGCCTGGTTAACAATCTGCTCAATAGTTGCTTCACCCTGCTCAAACCTGAGTTTTGGGGTGATTTGCAtaagcagtgttttgtttttgtattttttttttcctcccaaggTTCAGCTGAAGAACTACAAGAAGGAGAACGAAGCGTTGAGGTCGGGCCAGTCGGCGAGCCTGGCTGTGGTGAAGCAGAACGCTGAGGCGGCCTTGCAGAACCTTCTCACGGTCATTACAAACTCTCGGTCTGCGGTGAGGTGAGTTTGAAGAGCCGCTCCTGACACCGCCCGCGGCGCCTCTCCGAGCTCGCGCCAGGAGCACAGCGAAACGTCCTGGGGTTGGGTTGGTTTTTAGGATTGAAGCCTGGGGTCTTGTGTTGTGCATGCCCGATGAGATAGTTAGTCCctgttctttttgctttcctgcgatttgttttattttatttgtttctgaaaaaaagctataaaaacaCCGCCTGCGTGCGTTATCCTCTCCCCTCTCACGCGGTGTTCTCCCGcgctgcaggcagctggtgtCGGGAGCGGAATCGCTGCAGCTGGTGGCCGATCTCCTCAAGTCCATAGACAGCATCTCCGAAGTGCCCGAGGCCGGACAGTGAAACTCCCGGAGGAGAGCTGGGCCTCGCtgcgggaccgggaccgggaccggctCCTGCCCTCCGCCCTCGCCCCGCTCCCgcagcgggcgggcggcaggACCCAGCGCGGCTCCCGGCTGCTCCGCCTCGCGCCCCATTGGCTGCCCGCTGCCACGTGCGCGGGGCTCAGCTGACCGCGGCGCTGACGCCGATTGGCCGGCGGGcgaggggcggggccggggcgggcccggCCTGGCTGCGGAGCCCGC harbors:
- the PMPCA gene encoding LOW QUALITY PROTEIN: mitochondrial-processing peptidase subunit alpha (The sequence of the model RefSeq protein was modified relative to this genomic sequence to represent the inferred CDS: deleted 1 base in 1 codon), with translation MAAAMAWLRRGAWGPARRCGRSYSAGGAPPGVPLSCPLPGVPKAVFAAAEGRERFETRVTALENGLRVASQRKFGQFCTVGLLINSGSRHEAKYLSGISHFLEKLAFSSTAQFGSKDEILLTLEKHGGICDCQASRDTIMYAVSADAKGLDTVVNLLADVALQPRLSDEEIEMTRMAIRFELEDLNMRPDPEPLLTEMIHAAAYRENTVGLNRFCPAENTNKIDRQVLHSYLRNYYTPDRMVLAGVGIEHEQLVEYAKKYLLGVEPVWGSAQAKDVDRSVAQYTGGIVKVEKDMSDVSLGPTPIPELTHIMIGLESCSFLEEDFIPFAVLNMMMGGGGSFSAGGPGKGMFTRLYLNVLNRHHWMYNATSYHHSYEDTGLLCIHASADPKQVREMVEIITREFILMAGAVGEVELERAKTQLKSMLMMNLESRPVIFEDVGRQVLATNTRKLPHELCALISQVKSADIKRVVTKMLHKKPAVAALGDLTDLPTYEHIQAALCSKDGRLPRVYRLFR
- the ENTR1 gene encoding endosome-associated-trafficking regulator 1; this translates as MAAEPGPEPGPNPFSFREFVRSQARGARGRGGPGPLLLPDPGEEEEQEEDEEEEEEWGGSYQPSAVERAHLAAGSFCDAPLGAPPRPGYEELKEENANLRSKINKLQILSETQADKMRKLERKLEENKIKEEKEAQDLEAMVQHVEQNLQLMTKRALKAENSAAKLKQENALLQVQLKNYKKENEALRSGQSASLAVVKQNAEAALQNLLTVITNSRSAVRQLVSGAESLQLVADLLKSIDSISEVPEAGQ